From one Anopheles bellator chromosome 1, idAnoBellAS_SP24_06.2, whole genome shotgun sequence genomic stretch:
- the LOC131216547 gene encoding complex III assembly factor LYRM7: MSSLRREALRWYKVLQRTKNDVFAGDFRTISAARQRIREEFVKNKDISDEKEIEEKIKIAKDVNVELRSSVVQAVRKQPTVFEARITPDTRKMDNVMFDPDAELPPPRSKKCGDKKQ; this comes from the exons ATGAGTTCTCTGCGGCGTGAG GCGCTCAGGTGGTACAAAGTTTTGCAGCGTACCAAAAACGATGTGTTCGCTGGCGATTTCCGGACCATTTCCGCGGCCAGGCAGCGTATTCGGGAGGAGTTCGTCAAGAACAAAGACATTTCggatgaaaaagaaatcgaagag aaaattaaaatcgcCAAGGATGTCAATGTCGAGTTGCGCAGTTCGGTGGTACAAGCGGTGAGAAAGCAGCCAACCGTGTTCG AGGCCCGCATCACACCGGATACGAGGAAAATGGATAACGTCATGTTCGATCCGGATGCCGAGCTTCCACCGCCCCGTAGCAAGAAGTGTGGCGATAAAAAGCAGTGA
- the LOC131216015 gene encoding uncharacterized protein LOC131216015, which yields MAWSEMGQDRIREALRQTIGVTMGLSQLLTLAPYPLSILQDDCSTTSVRARATLFVRTLFSFSVIVAEVVSLFVVFFYYPHLLYPESVPIFIKILYYIVNAVQIALVGNLLMACERRRDRYEHTFAQMSSLLEQIANTEDCSGTIWHKKTIKVVLALYISIALLIPVGMVTAMGNIGALPFTVAYLVPYTASFMILIQYYECNVYLWAILHKLDEELVALGRGEEDVEQLTGKFVPNRSVKIYYVAAYPHFGIIERLRQLHINTMEIVADLNCNFGFVIILIVVAVFASVNIELLEVYQCIKDGTLSEGHIALKFLYTGARFSFYILIAYPNRLIQTQNERTIFHLFKIRRASCSEETNATVRYLHDFQIEHYIGQISNLREIHQACGMINLDMKLLSNKRSEL from the exons ATGGCGTGGAGCGAAATGGGTCAGGACCGAATTCGCGAAGCGTTGCGGCAAACCATCGGTGTTACCATGGGTCTTTCGCAGCTCCTTACACTGGCACCGTACCCACTGTCGATCCTGCAAGACGACTGCTCCACGACCAGTGTCCGCGCGAGGGCGACGCTTTTCGTCCGGACCCTGTTCTCCTTCTCAGTGATTGTCGCCGAAGTGGTGTCCCTGTTCGTGGTCTTCTTCTACTACCCGCACCTGCTGTACCCGGAGTCGGTTCcgattttcattaaaattctttACTACATCGTCAACGCCGTACAGATAGCGCTTGTGGGGAATCTTTTGATGGCTTGCGAGCGTCGCCGGGATCGGTACGAGCACACGTTCGCCCAGATGAGTTCGCTGCTCGAGCAGATCGCCAACACTGAGGACTGTTCGGGAACGATATGGCACAAGAAAACGATCAAGGTCGTACTGGCACTGTACATTTCCATTGCGCTGCTGATCCCTGTTGGAATGGTGACTGCTATGGGGAATATTGGTGCTCTGCCGTTTACTGTTGCATACCTGGTTCCGTACACCGCCAGCTTTATGATCCTGATTCAATACTATGAGTGTAATGTGTACTTATGGGCAATCCTGCACAAGCTGGACGAAGAACTAGTTGCACTTGGACGAGGCGAAGAGGACGTCGAGCAGTTGACTGGCAAATTCGTACCGAATCGGTCGGTAAAAATATACTATGTCGCAGCATACCCTCACTTTGGCATCATTGAAAGATTGCGACAACTCCACATCAACACAATGGAAATTGTGGCAGATTTGAACTGCAACTTTGGATTCGTAATCATTCTGATCGTTGTGGCCGTGTTTGCGAGCGTTAATATCGAGCTGCTGGAAGTGTACCAGTGCATCAAGGACGGAACACTCTCAGAAGGGCACATCGCGCTGAAGTTTTTGTACACTGGCGCTAGATTCTCGTTTTACATTCTGATCGCCTATCCCAATCGTTTGATTCAAACCCAG AACGAGCGGaccattttccatttgttcaAAATACGCAGAGCATCCTGTAGCGAGGAAACGAATGCAACGGTAAGGTA CTTGCACGATTTTCAGATAGAGCACTACATTGGGCAAATTTCCAATCTTCGCGAAATTCACCAAGCATGTGGAATGATTAATCTCGACATGAAGTTGCTATCGAAC AAACGCTCCGAACTGTAA
- the LOC131206726 gene encoding ras-related protein Rab-8A, translated as MALDFAATYKVLVLGDSNVGKTCIVHRYCDERYFDTYISTIGIDFKQKLINLDGVPIKLQIWDTAGQERFRTLTTAYYRGAMGILLMYDVTSLDSFNNLSYWLRNIQENAAPDVVKVLAGNKCECNPPQRAVDKERGEKIAENFDMPFFEVSCKQNINIEDAFLTLARKIREQREHRGENFDDGDRQKGLQDMIKNGPGSNGLGPFTLGSGGEGGRCSC; from the exons ATGGCACTAGATTTTGCGGCCACGTACaaggtgctggtgctgggagATTCGAACGTCGGCAAGACGTGCATCGTCCATAGATACTGCGACGAGCGTTACTTCGATACGTACATTTCAACGATAG GCATCGACTTCAAGCAGAAACTCATCAACCTGGACGGCGTGCCGATCAAGTTGCAGATCTGGGACACGGCTGGCCAGGAGCGGTTCCGTACGCTGACGACTGCTTACTACCGCGGGGCCATGGGCATCCTGCTGATGTACGACGTGACCAGTTTGGATTCGTTCAACAACCTGTCGTACTGGCTACGAAACATACAGGAG AATGCAGCCCCGGACGTGGTGAAGGTCCTGGCTGGCAATAAGTGCGAATGCAACCCTCCGCAGCGCGCCGTCGACAAGGAGCGGGGCGAAAAG ATTGCCGAGAACTTTGACATGCCCTTCTTTGAGGTGTCCTGCAAACAGAACATCAATATTGAGGATGCGTTCTTGACGTTGGCTCGCAAGATCCGGGAACAGCGAGAGCACAGA GGTGAGAACTTTGACGATGGCGATCGTCAGAAGGGACTGCAGGATATGATCAAGAATGGGCCCGGCTCGAACGGGCTGGGGCCGTTCACGTTAGGCAGTGGCGGGGAAGGTGGCCGCTGTTCGTGTTAA
- the LOC131216014 gene encoding serine/threonine-protein kinase Nek8 produces MELKEIRPPYSVKPGTKLAESSTNLSVMSRFQALALHEQQCVVVSGNSSSNSNGQRSDQRTHLDVAGYRRLRTVGQGSFGVAVLYERLSDDLQVVMKQIALGDLTESERNMAMNEVEVFSKLHHPNIIAYYGSSVQNDRLFIEMEYADGGTLAQMMAQRAGGESLPERFVLTIFEQLVSAIGYMHSQSILHRDLKTANVFLHGKGTVKVGDFGISKIMHTKVHAQTVLGTPYYFSPEMCEGKAYDEKSDIWALGCILGEMCCLKKAFTAANLSELVSKIMSAEYVPLPAEYSQSIRHVLGLMFKIDPGERPSATELLQYWVPVIYRNLDSSESNYFRRKLQTPPAFEPTRLHYNSRTILYQLRSFGTSSSLAPLHLPATLKIKQLGTRGQHFVAVMEDGTVFSWGEGDKGQLGHDALESWHHIPLRIEAVKHHSIAGVAVGHGFTILWTASGLLLSCGDNSLGCLGHGNRTSLLVPKQISKLERTSIVQVSCGTSHVLALTDGGIVYSWGTSTKGALALGKRLHTALEPERVILPQTVQNVRELHAGPDCTILITHQGDCYGCGSNAGNRLGLGRKVSETSTLHKFTIAAGCPKILAVSVAETHAVFLVEGGYLVTLGDNSHGQRGAGHRYELLKPTIVPQLRSRCIVNVKCSETYTIAVTDDNCLLLWGTRLGVTPEVMDGASNTLDGNNNKEWRASFSTYANSTNILTPIYKQETILDPADVLALYSSKTQQSTGSYVKLLDIYPLQHSILVLIETNCPMV; encoded by the exons ATGGAGCTTAAAGAAATTCGGCCACCGTACAGTGTCAAACCGGGCACAAAACTTGCGGAATCTAGCACCAATCTGTCCGTTATGAGTCGCTTTCAGGCTCTTGCTCTACACGAACAGCAGTGTGTGGTTGTGTCGGGGAACAGTAGTAGCAATTCGAACGGACAACGATCGGATCAGCGCACACATTTGGATGTTGCTGGGTACCGAAGATTGCGAACCGTAGGTCAGGGTTCTTTCGGTGTTGCCGTTCTGTACGAACGGCTGTCGGATGACCTACAGGTGGTCATGAAACAGATAGCTCTGGGCGATCTAACCGAGTCGGAAAGGAATATGGCCATGAACGAGGTGGAAGTGTTCTCGAAGCTCCATCACCCGAACATTATCGCATATTACGGTTCGTCGGTGCAGAATGACCGATTGTTCATCGAAATGGAGTACGCTGACGGTGGCACACTGGCACAAATGATGGCGCAACGCGCTGGCGGAGAATCGCTACCGGAGCGGTTTGTGCTCACAATTTTCGAGCAACTGGTCAGTGCAATCGGGTACATGCACTCCCAAAGCATCCTGCACCGAGATTTGAAAACAGCGAACGTATTCCTGCACGGCAAGGGTACGGTGAAGGTGGGAGATTTCGGCATTTCGAAGATTATGCACACCAAAGTGCATGCCCAGACCGTGCTCGGCACCCCGTACTACTTCAGTCCGGAAATG TGCGAAGGGAAGGCCTACGACGAGAAGAGTGATATCTGGGCCCTTGGCTGTATACTCGGGGAAATGTGTTGCCTCAAGAAAGCATTCACGGCGGCAAACCTGTCCGAGTTGGTCTCAAAAATCATGTCTGCCGAGTATGTTCCTCTGCCGGCCGAATACTCTCAGTCAATACGCCACGTACTTGGCCTTATGTTCAAGATTGACCCCGGTGAGCGACCCTCAGCCACAGAGTTGCTGCAGTATTGGGTGCCTGTTATCTATCGGAATTTAGACTCCAGCGAAAG CAATTATTTCAGAAGAAAACTGCAGACACCACCAGCTTTCGAGCCAACCCGGCTCCATTACAATTCACGGACCATACTCTACCAACTTCGCTCGTTCGGTACATCCTCGTCTTTGGCGCCGTTGCATTTACCGGCAACgcttaaaatcaaacaactcGGAACACGGGGCCAGCACTTTGTGGCGGTGATGGAAG ATGGGACCGTGTTCAGCTGGGGAGAAGGCGACAAAGGGCAGCTAGGGCACGATGCCCTCGAATCGTGGCACCACATCCCGTTGCGAATCGAGGCTGTGAAGCACCATTCGATCGCTGG GGTGGCAGTTGGGCATGGATTCACCATCCTGTGGACGGCGTCCGGATTGCTGCTCAGCTGTGGTGACAACAGTCTCGGTTGTCTGGGACACGGCAACAGAACATCGCTGCTTGTGCCGAAACAGATCAGCAAACTCGAGCGGACCTCGATCGTGCAGGTGTCCTGCGGTACGTCGCACGTCCTGGCACTGACCGATGGTGGTATCGTGTACAGCTGGGGCACCAGCACCAAGGGAGCCCTGGCTTTAGGCAAGCGGCTCCACACAGCACTCGAACCCGAGCGAGTCATACTGCCACAGACGGTGCAAAATGTCCGGGAACTGCATGCCGGACCGGACTGCACGATTTTGATTACGCACCAAGGGGATTGCTACGGTTGCGGCAGTAACGCTGGCAACAGGCTTGGGCTAGGCCGGAAGGTGTCCGAGACGAGCACACTGCACAAGTTTACCATTGCCGCCGGCTGTCCGAAGATTTTGGCCGTGAGTGTCGCCGAAACGCATGCTGTGTTTCTAGTCGAAGGAGGATACCTCGTCACGCTCGGGGACAACTCACACGGTCAGCGAGGCGCCGGCCATCGCTACGAGTTGCTGAAGCCGACGATCGTTCCACAGCTGCGTTCCCGGTGCATCGTG AACGTAAAGTGCAGCGAGACGTATACCATCGCTGTAACTGATGACAACTGCCTTTTGCTCTGGGGAACGCGTTTGGGCGTGACACCGGAAGTCATGGACGGTGCCAGCAATACACTCGATGGGAACAACAATAAAGAG TGGCGGGCTTCGTTTTCGACGTACGCAAACAGCACCAATATCCTCACGCCGATCTACAAACAAGAGACGATTCTCGATCCGGCGGATGTGCTGGC CCTGTACTCGTCGAAAACTCAGCAAAGTACGGGTTCGTACGTAAAGCTGCTCGATATTTATCCGTTACAGCACAGTATTCTAGTACTCATTGAAACCAACTGTCCAATGGTGTAA